One region of Chitinophaga varians genomic DNA includes:
- a CDS encoding heme exporter protein CcmB translates to MKQSVHQIYTLVRKDLVLELRQQYAFYGVLLYIISTVFVINLMMGKPDDKLWNALFWVIQLFVAVNAIAKSFMQENRGRLLYFYSLVPARVFIAAKLIFNVILMMLMSLIALVCSFMFLGNPLHNTWYFVGIVLLGGTSLSLLFTVLAAIAAQANHNAALMAVMGFPLMMPMLMLLANVSLSAFVTVYQPGLPKMFFLLGGMDVLTIALTMVLFPFLWKD, encoded by the coding sequence ATGAAACAATCCGTCCACCAAATATATACCCTCGTCCGGAAAGACCTGGTGCTGGAACTGCGGCAGCAATACGCGTTTTATGGGGTGCTGTTGTATATCATTTCCACTGTTTTTGTGATCAACCTCATGATGGGCAAGCCGGACGATAAGTTGTGGAACGCCCTTTTCTGGGTGATACAGCTGTTTGTGGCGGTGAACGCGATCGCTAAAAGTTTCATGCAGGAGAACAGAGGCCGGCTGTTGTATTTCTATTCACTGGTGCCTGCCAGGGTGTTCATCGCGGCCAAACTCATCTTTAATGTTATCCTGATGATGCTGATGAGCCTGATCGCACTGGTGTGCAGCTTTATGTTCCTGGGCAATCCCCTTCATAATACCTGGTATTTTGTAGGCATAGTACTGCTGGGCGGCACGAGCCTGAGCCTGTTGTTTACCGTGCTGGCGGCCATCGCGGCCCAGGCCAACCACAACGCGGCCCTGATGGCGGTCATGGGCTTCCCCCTGATGATGCCCATGCTGATGCTGCTGGCCAATGTGTCCTTATCGGCTTTTGTGACGGTGTACCAGCCGGGACTGCCTAAGATGTTCTTCCTGCTGGGAGGAATGGACGTCCTTACCATCGCCCTTACCATGGTGCTCTTCCCCTTTCTGTGGAAAGACTGA